One Rhizoctonia solani chromosome 1, complete sequence DNA window includes the following coding sequences:
- a CDS encoding enoyl-CoA hydratase/isomerase family protein, with amino-acid sequence MLLARVVSTICSTAPRSAVTPFKRLLNAPAASGELQDAFLEPVEGRPGVSYLSLNRPKARNAISVRMLEQIKQALDTAQKDKSLRTLIVRSTSPGAFCAGADLVERKSMSKEEVDAFLANLRAAFCSLEDLPIPTIAAIDGPALGGGLEMGLCCDLRVAGSTVTKIGLPETRLGIIPGAGGTQRAVRLLGLPRAKALVYTGRALDAKEALSWGIVDYVSNDGQSATERALELADEMSSSAPLALRAAKRALSVSPDLSLAEGLDLERACYEPLLSSKDRTEALTAFQEKRKPVFRGE; translated from the exons ATGTTGCTAGCCCGGGTAGTTTCCACAATCTGCTCTACTGCGCCCAGGAGTGCTGTCACACCTTTCAAACGATTACTCAACGCACCAGCAGCGAGTGGCGAGCTTCAAGATGCATTTCTCGAACCCGTAGAAGGTCGCCCAGGAGTGTCCTATTTATCGTTGAATAGACCAAAAGCAAGAAATGCT ATTTCAGTGCGAATGTTAGAG CAAATAAAGCAAGCATTAGACACGGCGCAAAAGGATAAGAG CCTGCGTACTTTGATAGTACGATCTACGAGTCCTGGAGCGTTCTGTGCCGGCGCCGATCTAGTTGAACGGAAATCCATGAGCAAGGAAGAAGTAGATGCATTTCTGGCAAATTTAAGAGCCGCCTTCTGCTCCCTGGAGGACCTCCCTATTCCTACCATCGCTGCAATTGATGGACCCGCTCTTGGCGGTGGTCTCGAAATGGGCTTGTGCTGTGATTTGAGGGTTGCAG GCTCTACGGTAACAAAGATCGGCCTGCCCGAAACGAGGCTTGGAATTATACCTGGGGCTGGAGGTACACAGCGTGCTGTACGCCTCTTAGGATTGCCCCGTGCAAAGGCACTTGTTTATACAGGTCGAGCACTGGATGCCAAGGAGGCGCTTTCCTGGG GAATTGTTGACTACGTCTCAAACGATGGACAGAGTGCTACTGAGCGTGCACTCGAGCTCGCTGACGAGATGAGTAGTAGTG CCCCGCTGGCACTGCGTGCAGCAAAGCGGGCTCTTTCCGTTTCGCCAGATCTGTCACTCGCTGAAGGGCTCGATCTTGAACGGGCATGCTACGAACCACTTCTGAGTAGCAAGGATAGAACCGAAGCGTTGACTGCGTTCCAAGAAAAGCGAAAACCAGTGTTTAGGGGGGAGTAa
- a CDS encoding eukaryotic translation initiation factor 3 subunit K codes for MSQTLAQPYQQLKRAWESRPQDLEQCGNSSSTQRLIEAGLLFPQASANTSDLEITREILEIGAFWSIRTKDISSFDRYYAQLQTFYTDYAGTLNASPREAPLQGLNLLRLLTQNRIAEFHTTIEGLPSSSISSPYIQHPVNLERWLMEGSYSKVWNARSEPLPSYEQEYGYFMESLMGTIRDEIASCGENAYESLPLNDAATLLFFNSPNDLLQFAQQRGWSINLSAQTITFTKKREEKVDIPKKDIITSVLQYARELEQIV; via the exons ATGTCCCAGACACTTGCTCAGCCATACCAGCAGCTCAAGCGAGCATGGGAGTCTCGCCCTCAGGACCTAGAGCAATGCGGCAACTCCTCCTCAACTCAAA GACTCATTGAAGCGGGGCTTTTGTTTCCTCAAGCATCAGCAAATACTAGTGACCTCGAAATTACCC GCGAGATCCTAGAAATTGGTGCGTTTTGGTCGATAAGGACAAAGGACATCTCATCCTTTGATCGTTATTATGCACAACTCCAAACTTTCTATACGGATTACGCGGGTACACTAAATGCATCCCCAAGAGAGGCGCCTCTTCAGGGACTCAATCTACTCCGACTTCTCACTCAAAACCGTATCGCTGAATTCCATACTACCATCGAAGGTCTACCTAGTTCATCTATTTCGAGTCCATACATTCAGCACCCAGTCAATCTGGAGCGATGGTTGATGGAAGGGAGCTACAGCAAGGTGTGGAATGCTCGAAGTGAGCCCCTTCCAAGTTACGAACAAGAATATGGATACTTTATGGAGAGTCTGATGGGAACCATTCG CGATGAGATTGCAAGCTGCGGTGAGAATGCATACGAAAGCCTTCCTCTTAACGACGCGGCGACGCTGCTGTTCTTCAATTCGCCCAACGATTTATTACAATTTGCTCAACAG CGCGGCTGGTCGATCAATCTTTCAGCTCAAACAATCACGTTTACCAAAAAACGAGAGGAAAAGGTGGACATACCTAAAAAGGATATCATAACCTCAGTATTGCAATATGCCCGAGAGTTAGAGCAAATTGTATAA
- a CDS encoding eukaryotic translation initiation factor 3 subunit 7, producing MADSSQLSFVLPPIQDNPDGSWGPSSLHMPAQFKDIPYAPFSKTDKLGKFADWTESDGRDRAGATGTQQRYGNRRDGQPAYGSGSTNAFAYIHEQDEASFSLVDNKAAAPRRGGMPFGRGRGGARGMAARTGVNTRTTARGGAAATRGNARAPVRRGWKEWDKPSRTRESSVPINPSWRILEEIDFPRLSKLRLEVDDPETLESYGKIFAYDKSYDRINTKNERPLQILDRIKYNTTTSDDPVIQQHANKDTATIYATDSILSLLMCAPRSVYPWDIVIVREGNKLFLDKRDGGPFDFVTVNENAADPPTDSDKDSLNSAGSLHLEATYINENFAFQTVNESSAISFPKPNPFYGPDETDPLASCGYRYRLFDLSIHEEEDVKVLVRTQVDAFIPGGETKLSAGKGDNAGLVTIKALNEFDSRAEGAGGAPDWRTKLDSQRGAVVATEMKNNSCKLAKWAVQSILAGAEVMKIGYVSRANPRDNARHVILSTATMRPTDFAGQLNINLANGWGIVRTVADLCMKQPDGKYVLIKDPNKSVIRLYAVPMDAFTAEAEEQPIEEEAPEEE from the exons ATGGCGGATAGCTCGCAGTTGTCATTCGTACTCCCACCTATTCAAGACAACCCAGATGGCTCATGGGGTCCTTCTTCCCTTCATATGCCCGCACAATTCAAGGA TATCCCTTATGCGCCCTTTTCCAAGACCGATAAATTAGGCAAATTTGCAGACTGGACTGAATCGGATGGTCGTGATCGTGCTGGAGCCACCGGAACGCAACAAAGATATGGCAATAGGCGGGACGGCCAGCCTGCTTACGGATCAGGATCTACGAACGCATTTGCTTACATCCACGAACAAGATGAGGCATCATTCTCTCTGGTCGACAACAAGGCTGCAGCCCCTAGGAGGGGTGGtatgccttttggccgcGGACGCGGTGGTGCTCGCGGGATGGCCGCACGAACCGGAGTCAACACTCGTACAACAGCACGCGGCGGCGCTGCAGCAACCAGGGGCAATGCTAGGGCACCTGTCCGAAGAGGATGGAAAGAATGGGACAAG CCTTCGCGTACTCGCGAGTCTTCCGTTCCTATCAACCCAAGCTGGCGAATCCTAGAAGAGATTGATTTCCCGCGTCTCTCCAAATTACGCTTGGAAGTAGACGATCCTGAAACTTT AGAGTCTTACGGAAAGATTTTTGCATACGACAAGAGTTACGATCGCATTAACACCAAGAACGAACGGCCATTGCAGATACTTGATCGTATTAAATACAATACTACTACCAGCGACGATCCGGTTATCCAACAG CATGCCAACAAAGATACTGCGACCATCTATGCAACTGATAGCATTCTCAGCTTATTGATGTGCGCACCGCGCTCTGTTTACCCTTGGGATATCGTTATTGTGCGTGAAGGCAATAAGTTATTCTTGGACAAACGCGATGGTGGTCCATTTG ACTTTGTAACCGTCAATGAGAACGCCGCCGATCCACCGACGGATAGCGACAAGGATAGCCTCAACTCCGCTGGCTCCTTGCATCTGGAGGCGACATACATCAATGAGAATTTTGCTTTCCAAACGGTTAACGAATCTTCAGCAATCAGCTTCCCCAAACCTAACCCCTTTTATGGTCCGGACGAAACTGATCCACTTGCATCGTGCGGTTATCGCTACCGGTTATTCGACCTCTCTATTCACGAAGAGGAAGACGTAAAGGTTTTGGTTCGTACGCAGGTGGACGCATTTATTCCCGGAGGAGAGACCAAGCTATCCGCGGGTAAAGGGGATAATGCGGGCTTGGTCACGATCAAGGCCCTCAACGAGTTTGATTCGCGAGCAGAGGGCGCAGGTGGGGCCCCAGATTGGAGGACCAAGTTGGACAGCCAGAGGGGTGCTGTTGTTGCAACTGAGATGAAGAACAATAGCTGCAAGCTTGCCAAATGGGCGGTACAGAGTATCCTTGCTGGTGCTGAAGTAATGAAAATTGG CTATGTTTCACGTGCCAACCCACGCGACAACGCCCGTCATGTCATTCTTTCCACAGCGACAATGCGACCAACGGACTTTGCTGGACAACTTAACATCAACCTAGCGAACGGATGGGGAATCGTTCGCACCGTTGCCGATTTGTGTATGAAGCAACCAGACGGCAAATACGTGTTAATCAAGGACCCCAACAAG TCCGTCATCCGCCTGTATGCTGTACCTATGGACGCGTTTACAGCTGAAGCTGAAGAGCAACCCATCGAAGAGGAAGCACCTGAAGAAGAGTGA
- a CDS encoding pheromone-regulated membrane protein: MGTIRTHASTDHGRKRPELGSLQATRPMPPGSRFTLDETDEEVINHSVSTAIDSRYQSKQLVVLVRMICRCFATLASNAPPDSALSLGGETLLDDDDPRVTGVKPNRIDDEDKARETFEESDSKPVTHSVLSYQLSQTAEVYPALAKALMTYGAPSHRIESQLIAAARVLEVDASFVHLPSIIIAAFGDPASNQSETHFVKSGGGLDLGKLHATHAIYRKVVHDEIGAKDGSLELTKLMRQKPIYGLRIRCVLALLCSAIICPLDSVLYAASKSALYSNVFEISAAMMVSFVARGLSSIPSGIFCYSAISSAGVVLILPGYMVLCSSLELASKNLISGSVKMVYAIVYSLFLGFSLTIGSDLYFLVDKSARHRREEATAIMASQVTIHGQFKSDNMTVFPFNGTFIFKNITGYPSSSHYQAKGCYRDPNWPWYLHEFPAWTLFILVPLFSLFGSFASMQPLRSMQLPVMVFISCAAFAANKVILEGAFRSYQYVLPIDVGCQSVHFQPERRCECHRCFCCGGIGKFVFSCFRGTAFVVMVNGIGFLIPSGIAAAGGLAQNYRGSEGDQYSSGLSLGFRMVQVAIGVTVGLFGSGLIVYSFGSRKRGALFAF; the protein is encoded by the exons ATGGGGACTATACGAACTCACGCTTCGACGGACCATGGGCGGAAGAGACCAGAACTTGGCTCTCTCCAAGCTACACGGCCGATGCCACCAGGATCAAGATTCACTCTTGACGAGACCGACGAAGAGGTCATAAACCATAG TGTGTCCACAGCCATCGATAGTCGCTATCAAAGCAAGCAGTTAGTCGTGCTGGTTCGAATGATCTGTCGGTGCTTTGCTACGCTTGCGTCGAATGCGCCGCCGGACTCGGCCCTATCACTTGGTGGTGAAACGCTTCTCGACGACGATGATCCTCGAGTCACTGGTGTGAAGCCCAATCGCATTGATGACGAAGACAAAGCTCGCGAGACGTTCGAAGAATC GGATTCAAAGCCGGTTACTCATAGTGTACTTTCCTATCAGCTATCCCAGACGGCAGAAGTTTATCCTGCGCTAGCCAAGGCTCTCATGACTTACGGTGCTCCCAGCCATCGCATCGAGTCCCAACTAATCGCAGCAGCCCGAGTACTCGAGGTGGACGCTTCTTTTGTCCACTTACCGTCGATCATAATAGCCGCTTTCGGAGACCCCGCATCCAACCAATCGGAGACGCATTTCGTTAAATCGGGCGGGGGGCTCGACCTAGGAAAACTTCACGCAACGCATGCCATCTACCGCAAGGTCGTTCACGATGAGATTGGTGCAAAGGACGGGTCGCTTGAACTGACAAAGCTAATGCGCCAAAAGCCTATATATGGTCTTCGAATTCGTTGCGTGCTTGCGCTACTTTGCAGTGCTATTATATGCCCATTGGATTCGGTG CTTTATGCCGCGAGTAAAAGTGCGTTATACTCAAACGTTTTtga GATATCCGCAGCAATGATGGTCTCTTTTGTTGCCCGTGGGCTCTCGAGTATTCCCTCTGGGATTTTTTGTTACTCGGCGATATCTTCGGCCGGCGTCGTCCTCATTTTGCCTGGGTACATGGTTT TGTGCAGCTCACTGGAGCTGGCGTCCAAAAACCTCATATCAGGAAGCGTCAAAATGGTGTATGCCATCGTATACAGTCTGTTTTTGGGATTCAGCCTCACAATCGGCAGCGACCTTTATTTTCTCGTGGATAAAAGTGCTCGGCATCGACGTGAAGAAGCAACGGCTATTATGGCCAGTCAAGTAACCATCCATGGACAGTTTAAATCCGACAATATGACGGTTTTTCCGTTTAACGGCACTTTTATTTTCAAGAACATAACGGGATATCCGTCAAGTAGCCATTATCAGGCCAAGGGATGCTACAGGGATCCAAACTGGCCTTGGTACCTCCACGAATTCCCAGCTTGGACGTTGTTTATTCTCGTCCCACTTTTTAGCCTATTTGGTAGTTTTGCCAGTATGCAGCCACTGAGGAGTATGCAGTTGCCCGTCATGGTCTTCATCAGCTGTGCAGCCTTTGCTGCCAACAAGGTAATCCTAGAGGGTGCTTTTCGATCATATCAGTATGTCTTACCCATTGATGTAGGCTGCCAATCGGTACATTTTCAACCGGAGCGACGTTGTGAGTGCCATCGGTGCTTTTGTTGTGGGGGTATTGGGAAATTTGTATTCTCGTGTTTCCGCGGGACGGCGTTCGTGGTTATGGTGAATGGTATTGGATTCTTGATCCCTTCTGGAATCGCTGCTGCTGGCGGACTAGCACAGAACTATCGAGGATCGGAAGGAGACCAATATAGCAGTGGTCTATCACTTGGTTTTCGCATG GTTCAAGTCGCGATTGGAGTGACTGTCGGACTGTTTGGAAGTGGGTTGATAGTTTACTCGTTTGGTTCCCGCAAACGTGGGGCGTTGTTTGCCTTTTGA
- a CDS encoding CUE domain protein — MIATGALSLVIGLADVRYYFHLQLSPHISRDHQYWRLLTNQLAFTNSSELLLGQIILYNVAVGIERTFGSHKYFSFLIAAALVSTLLNFSSLIALHRFGLNYIPAGPIAILFAIIYQYERLVPSAYNFRILGITMSNKAFTYLTAFPMVISHMPGSALVTLTGIATGALYRSDITNLKSYRAPPWFVSTISSLVGASRAPHMPRRAIPGERPPFSTEQVVTRRRVNEPREESDVRTDVNTANGTARAATGSSSGSVMREWVDELTGRRDGGRVPTAAEIAELTSVFPHASREEIISALQRSQSVDQAASILLTGSS; from the exons ATGATTGCAACTGGCGCATTAAGCCTCGTAATAGGATTGGCCGATGTTAGATATTACTTTCACCTTCAACTATCACCTCACATATCACGGGACCATCAA TATTGGCGACTGTTAACAAACCAGCTTGCATTCACCAACTCAAGCGAGCTCTTGTTGGGCCAGATAATACTTTATAATGTAGCAGTAGGGATCGAACGGACGTTTGGGAGCCACAAATATTTT TCCTTCCTAATCGCGGCTGCCTTGGTCTCAACGCTGCTCAACTTTTCCTCCTTGATTGCGCTTCATCGATTCGGGCTCAACTATATCCCTGCTGGCCCAATTGCGATTTTATTCGCGATAATTTATCAATACGAACGTCTGGTGCCATCAGCATACAATTTCCGCATACTTGGGATTACCATGTCCAACAAGGCATTCACATATTTGACCGCATTTCCA ATGGTTATATCGCACATGCCCGGTAGTGCGCTGGTGACACTGACCGGAATTGCTACAGGGGCGTTATACCGTTCGGACATTACTAATCTTAAATCGTACCGGGCTCCTCCTTGGTTTGTATCGACAATTTCATCCCTAGTGGGGGCCTCTCGCGCTCCTCACATGCCGAGGCGTGCGATCCCAGGCGAACGTCCACCTTTTTCCACAGAACAAGTGGTGACCCGGAGAAGAGTCAACGAGCCTAGAGAAGAAAGTGACGTCCGTACTGATGTAAATACTGCTAACGGAACCGCAAGAGCTGCCACAGGCTCGAGCAGCGGGTCGGTCATGAGAGAATGGGTTGATGAACTGACTGGAAGAAGGGATGGGGGAAGGGTTCCGACCGCGGCTGAGATCGCTGAGTTAACTTCTGTGTTTCCTCATGCCAGTAGAGAGGAGATAATCTCTGCACTTCAAAGAAG CCAAAGTGTAGATCAGGCTGCAAGCATATTGTTAACAGGTTCATCATAG
- a CDS encoding major facilitator superfamily transporter — protein MTEGDVITIFSQYGEVMDVNLPRDKTTGKQRGFGFLMYEDQRSTVLAVDNLNGAQVLGRTLRVDHVQNYKQPKVKGEDGEMEEAAEQSLNAKPQMIYDDAEESDGGSVSSAPSIDPEDPMASYLLQKRREEKARSKGKDKEKSKRKRDRTNETPEERRARKERKRAKREAKEGVKRDRDQHTSSDTKRRDHSRERRVYEKRNGSLEREDRHGRDRSEYDRPRHSSRSPRSLPNSHLQTPSAVAAVGRFAFPLNRLCDIRSNPQIYGLTLALGTYTTMEQARRTDVDEENAPLLPARIKFSWRMLIVLFIYTAIVNGASELVWPFINQLIVNVGIAPDEKSVGFYSGLMVDFAAVLPGSFAADRWGRKVVLCSTLIGTSIGLTFFGTSKTLFSLIFFRCVGYALGPQLGWATTVTILGDVSDPSNRGVAFSAVNAAYRVGQLFSPIFASMLAHPKDRYKWFQSDFWDRYPYALSCWAGAATCILALGMTICYVPETAPSMLYPKSEDFSSEAIPQSIHTKYSTSGLSPTHIEDETAPARMVPATMEPVTHDLTKRPTAAIFTPHVVQLLISSWVMYFMTMGFFSLFPLWAFTPISSGGLGASEIAIGSFISARAIAQFLVLIPFAYFETRLGVYRLYAYSLAVYTISGAIGFPLLNVLAQSDGIASFRFSLAIAVYFILGGAGNYCTTCMVIMINQAAPTPYDLAQLVGISQSVLMLGQCMAPIIVLSIFEFSIKSGLLGGNIIWIFLGSCSLIASVHSFQLRAPVCEE, from the exons ATGACAGAAGGTGATGTAATTACTATATTctcgca GTACGGCGAGGTTATGGATGTGAACCTACCGCGAGATAAGACAACAGGAAAGCAGCGTGGTTTCGGCTTCCTCATGTATGAAGACCAACGTTCTACTGTTCTCGCGGTCGACAACCTCAATGGTGCACAGGTTTTAGGCCGGACTTTGCGAGTCGATCATGTTCAGAACTACAAGCAACCCAAAGTCAAGGGTGAAGATGGAGAGATGGAGGAAGCTGCTGAGCAAAGTCTAAATGCCAAGCCCCAAATGATTTATG ATGATGCTGAGGAGTCGGATGGAGGTTCTGTGTCATCGGCACCTTCGATTGACCCCGAAGATCCTATGGCAAGTTACCTCCTTCAAAAACGGAGAGAGGAAAAGGCTCGCTCGAAGGGAAAGGATAAGGAGAAGTCAAAACGAAAGCGTGATAGGACGAATGAAACTCCAGAGGAACGACGGGCACGAAAAGAACGCAAACGGGCCAAGCGAGAGGCCAAGGAGGGTGTGAAACGTGACCGCGACCAACATACCTCCTCAGATACCAAGCGACGAGACCACTCCAGAGAGCGTCGAGTTTATGAGAAGAGGAACGGCTCCCTGGAACGTGAAGATCGCCATGGGCGTGACCGGTCTGAGTACGACCGTCCACGCCATTCATCCCGATCGCCGAGAAG TCTACCAAATTCTCACTTGCAGACCCCTTCGGCAGTCGCCGCGGTTGGAAGATTTGCGTTCCCCCTTAATCGCCTCTGTGATATCCGATCTAATCCACAAATATATGGTCTCACTTTAGCATTGGGG ACATACACAACAATGGAGCAAGCCAGGCGCACTGACGTTGATGAAGAGAACGCACCCCTTCTACCCGCTAGGATCAAGTTCAGTTGGCGCATGCTGATCGTGCTCTTCATATATACCGCCATTGTCAATGGCGCCTCGGAACTCGTGTGGCCGTTTATAA ACCAGTTGATAGTCAACGTTGGGATTGCTCCTGATGAGAAATCAGTTGGATTTTATTCGGGACTCATGGTGGA TTTTGCCGCCGTTTTGCCGGGTAGCTTTGCTGCCGACCGCTGGGGCCGCAAAGTAGTGTTATGCAGTACGCTAATAGGAACTTCTATTGGATTGACTTTCTTTGGCACCAGTAAAACTCTGTTTTCCTTGATATTTTTTCGGTGTGTTGGGTATGCTTTGGGGCCCCAACTTGGTTGGGCGACAACCGTTACCATACTGGGCGATGTTTCGGATCCCAGCAACCGTGGAGTGGCATTTTCAGCGGTGAATGCCGCATATCGCGTTG GACAACTATTCA GCCCGATTTTCGCGAGCATGCTTGCTCACCCAAAGGATCGCTATAAATGGTTCCAATCAGACTTCTGGGATCGTTACCCATATGCTTTATCTTGCTGGGCTGGCGCAGCGACCTGCATTCTCGCCTTGGGTATGACTATATGCTATGTTCCTGAG ACTGCTCCGAGTATGCTGTATCCGAAATCAGAGGACTTTTCAAGCGAAGCGATACCTCAAAGTATCCATACTAAGTATTCGACGTCTGGACTATCCCCTACACATATTGAAGACGAGACAGCGCCCGCTCGAATGGTCCCTGCAACCATGGAGCCGGTAACTCATGACTTGACTAAACGACCCACAGCAGCAATTTTCACCCCACACGTCGTCCAACTTCTAATCTCGTCGTGGGTTATGTATTTTATGACTA TGGGATTCTTTTCGCTCTTCCCCCTATGGGCGTTTACACCTATTTCCAGCGGCGGCCTAGGTGCTTCTGAGATAGCCATCGGCTCTTTTATCTCGGCTCGTGCCATTGCTCAATTCTTGGTGTTAATTCCGTTTGCGTATTTCGAAACGAGGCTAGGAGTTTATCgcttgtatgcatatagtcTGGCTGTGTACACCATTTCGGGCGCAATCGGGTTCCCTCTTCTTAATGTGCTCGCACAATCGGATGGTATTGCTTCCTTCAGGTTTAGTCTAGCAATAGCGGTATACTTTATCTTA GGAGGTGCTGGAAATTACTGCACAA CATGTATGGTCATAATGATCAACCAAGCTGCGCCGACTCCGTACGACTTGGCCCAACTTGTTG GCATATCACAATCGGTGCTCATGTTAGGCCAGTGCATGGCCCCTATCATCGTTCTATCAATCTTTGAGTTCTCTATCAAGAGCGGTCTGTTGGGAGGAAATATCATCTGGATATTCTTAGGTAGTTGCT CTTTAATTGCATCTGTGCATTCATTTCAACTCAGGGCTCCAGTGTGTGAAGAATAG
- a CDS encoding proteasome subunit beta type protein produces the protein MDVPDVQVLKKGEVNLGTSIMAVQFEGGVVIGADSRTTMGSYIANRVTDKLTHVHDRIYCCRSGSAADTQAVADIVHYYLQMYEQQYNERPTVHAAATLFQKLCYENKDNLSAGIIVAGWDKDVGPSVYNIPLGGGLFRQPWAIGGSGSTYVYGYCDATYKDGWGRDETVNFVKNTLALAMSRDGSSGGTIRMCVITKDGVERHFIPGNELPRFWEGKEVLGSDSTFASAPTQPLSA, from the exons ATGGATGTTCCCGATGTACAAGTCCTGAAGAAGGGAGAGGTTAACCTCGGA ACCTCGATCATGGCTGTCCAATTCGAGGGAGGTGTGGTCATTGGGGCAGATAGTCGTACTACGATGGGGTCATACATT GCAAATCGAGTAACGGACAAACTTACGCATGTACATGATCGTATTTACTGCTGCCGATCTGGCTCTGCTGCAGATACGCAA GCGGTAGCAGATATTGTACACTACTACCTTCAGATGTATGA ACAGCAGTACAATGAGCGTCCTACGGTACATGCGGCCGCAACCCTGTTCCAGAAGCTATGCTACGAGAACAAAGACAACCTGTCTGCTGGTATTATCGTAGCTGGATGGGACAAGGATGTTGGCCCCAGCGTATACAATATCCCGTTAGGAGGTGGATTATTCCGCCAACCATGGGCGATCGGTG GCTCCGGTTCCACATATGTCTACGGGTACTGCGATGCAACATACAAGGATGGCTGGGGACGAGATGAAACCGTCAATTTTGTTAAAAACA CTCTCGCACTCGCCATGTCTCGTGATGGGTCATCCGGAGGTACCATTCGCATGTGTGTTATCACCAAAGATGGGGTCGAGAGACACTTTATTCCCGGAAACGAACTTCCTCGCTTCTGGGAAGGCAAAGAGGTCTTGGGCAGTGATTCCACATTTGCTTCAGCCCCAACCCAGCCCCTGTCAGCATGA